The following proteins are encoded in a genomic region of Thermogemmatispora onikobensis:
- a CDS encoding CoxG family protein encodes MDFSGSQTIAAPIDKVWAFLLDVNKVAECAPGFQSLEVLGEEHWKAVVSVGIGAVKARFTLDVTRPEMHEPDHMVVKARGKAPGSAVELSGDMHLTAVDSNQTRMDWEAKVIVSGTIASVGARLLQGTAEKLTGQFFACLKTKLEPGGTSQS; translated from the coding sequence ATGGATTTCTCTGGTTCGCAGACCATCGCCGCCCCGATCGATAAGGTCTGGGCCTTCCTGCTGGATGTCAACAAAGTCGCTGAATGCGCTCCCGGCTTTCAGAGTCTCGAAGTGCTCGGAGAGGAGCACTGGAAGGCCGTGGTCAGCGTCGGCATTGGGGCCGTGAAGGCCAGGTTTACGCTGGATGTAACGCGGCCCGAGATGCATGAGCCGGATCACATGGTGGTGAAGGCGCGGGGGAAGGCGCCGGGGAGCGCCGTGGAACTCTCGGGCGATATGCACCTGACGGCGGTCGATAGCAATCAGACGCGCATGGACTGGGAGGCCAAAGTGATTGTGAGTGGGACGATCGCCAGCGTGGGGGCGCGCCTCTTGCAAGGAACCGCTGAGAAGCTGACTGGCCAATTCTTTGCCTGTTTAAAGACAAAGCTGGAGCCAGGCGGGACCTCGCAGAGCTAG
- a CDS encoding XdhC family protein, giving the protein MPENVLKLAQRLEQARKPFVLATVVWCERPTSAKPGARALIQADGSISGWIGGSCAQPVVVREALRLLHEGGDPYLLRLGAPEAGLTRTGSGVRVFPMTCSSGGILDIYMEPHLPPPRLFLIGASPVVAALARLAPVLDFGVVQIDEGGLVSMQPDERSAVLVATHGEYDEEAVARALRSPAWYVGMVGSRRRAEACRQYLREAGLEEHVIARLRAPAGLDLGAVTPEEIAASILAELVQVRRRQSAQAPAAAASPAVVEAAPATAIDPVCGMIVEVVAARQRSTYQGQTFYFCCPACRRLFESDPQRYLAPKAHATHER; this is encoded by the coding sequence ATGCCTGAGAATGTGCTCAAGCTGGCCCAGCGTCTGGAGCAGGCGCGCAAGCCCTTTGTCCTGGCGACCGTGGTCTGGTGCGAGCGGCCCACTTCGGCCAAGCCAGGGGCGCGGGCTTTGATCCAGGCCGATGGCAGCATCAGCGGCTGGATCGGCGGTAGCTGTGCCCAGCCGGTGGTCGTGCGCGAGGCCCTGCGCCTCCTCCACGAAGGGGGCGACCCCTATCTCCTGCGCCTGGGCGCGCCGGAGGCTGGTCTTACGCGCACCGGTTCTGGAGTGCGCGTCTTCCCCATGACCTGTAGCAGCGGAGGAATTCTAGACATTTATATGGAACCACATCTACCGCCGCCGCGTCTCTTCCTGATTGGCGCCTCTCCGGTCGTAGCGGCTCTCGCGCGCCTGGCGCCCGTCCTCGACTTTGGCGTTGTCCAGATCGACGAGGGCGGCCTGGTCAGCATGCAGCCCGACGAGCGCAGCGCTGTCCTGGTGGCCACACATGGCGAATACGACGAAGAGGCCGTTGCCCGCGCCCTACGCAGTCCCGCCTGGTATGTAGGCATGGTTGGCAGCCGCCGGCGGGCCGAGGCCTGTCGCCAGTACCTGCGCGAGGCCGGCCTGGAGGAACACGTCATTGCTCGCCTGAGGGCGCCCGCTGGTCTTGATCTGGGGGCGGTCACACCCGAAGAGATTGCTGCCAGTATCCTGGCCGAGCTGGTTCAGGTGCGCCGGCGCCAGTCCGCCCAGGCGCCAGCCGCAGCAGCGTCGCCTGCCGTTGTCGAGGCGGCGCCTGCGACCGCCATTGATCCGGTCTGTGGTATGATAGTAGAAGTAGTCGCCGCCAGGCAGCGCAGCACCTATCAAGGGCAGACCTTCTATTTCTGCTGCCCCGCCTGCAGGCGGCTCTTCGAAAGCGATCCGCAGCGCTATCTTGCGCCCAAGGCACACGCAACACACGAAAGGTGA
- a CDS encoding class I SAM-dependent methyltransferase has protein sequence MESAIERWYAIHDARAQQMEAIYARLGRSSAGYWDRRARFFHRSTRARAVSDPFFQRVRQGLEPTLSVLDVGAGTGRFALAVAPLVRVVYAVEPNATMLSYLRQEAGERGVNNIVPIQATWEAAPADLRADLVLCSHVLYPIREVVPFVEKLRAAARRTCYIYMRATHFDDFTAPVWRHFHHTERARSPTYIHLLDVLFEMGIYANVEIVKTPISLRYSSLDDAVEEMLEQQLLPDDEATRRELRSFLANWLVPDNDELVVPGGEMVSAVIWFPGAERADP, from the coding sequence ATGGAGAGCGCAATTGAGCGTTGGTATGCTATTCATGATGCGCGCGCACAGCAGATGGAGGCGATCTATGCCCGCCTGGGGCGCTCCAGTGCCGGTTATTGGGACCGGCGCGCGCGCTTCTTCCATCGCAGCACGCGCGCACGTGCTGTGAGTGATCCATTCTTTCAGCGCGTGCGCCAGGGGCTGGAGCCGACGCTGAGCGTCCTGGATGTGGGAGCCGGAACGGGCCGCTTCGCTCTGGCTGTGGCACCGCTGGTACGGGTGGTCTACGCGGTCGAACCCAATGCCACTATGCTGAGCTATCTGCGTCAGGAGGCGGGGGAGCGCGGGGTGAACAACATCGTGCCCATTCAAGCGACCTGGGAGGCAGCTCCTGCCGATCTGCGTGCTGATCTGGTGCTCTGCAGTCATGTGCTCTATCCGATCCGCGAGGTGGTCCCCTTCGTCGAAAAGCTGCGCGCTGCGGCCCGGAGAACGTGCTATATTTACATGCGCGCTACCCACTTCGATGACTTTACGGCTCCCGTCTGGCGCCATTTTCATCACACGGAGCGAGCCCGCTCTCCGACCTATATCCACTTGCTGGATGTCCTCTTTGAGATGGGCATCTATGCCAATGTGGAAATTGTGAAGACGCCGATCTCGCTGCGCTATTCCTCGCTTGATGATGCAGTGGAGGAGATGCTTGAGCAGCAACTTCTGCCCGACGATGAGGCGACGCGCCGCGAATTGCGCAGCTTCCTGGCAAACTGGCTGGTTCCTGACAACGATGAGCTGGTGGTCCCAGGCGGTGAGATGGTGAGCGCCGTTATCTGGTTCCCCGGGGCGGAGAGAGCAGACCCCTGA